A DNA window from Fusobacterium sp. FSA-380-WT-3A contains the following coding sequences:
- a CDS encoding single-stranded DNA-binding protein gives MNIVILTGRLTRDPELKYGQSGKAYSRFSLAVDRPFSKGEADFINCVAFGKTAELVGEYLRKGRKVGINGSLQMNRYEVNGEKRTSYDVLVNSLEFLEAKGTSTGADDNYSSHETVSEPTPSFSQMDDDEFPF, from the coding sequence ATGAACATAGTAATTTTAACTGGAAGATTAACTAGAGACCCCGAATTAAAATATGGACAAAGTGGAAAAGCTTATTCTAGATTTTCCTTAGCTGTTGACAGACCTTTTTCTAAAGGAGAAGCTGATTTTATTAACTGTGTGGCTTTTGGAAAAACAGCAGAGCTTGTTGGAGAATATTTAAGAAAAGGTAGAAAAGTAGGAATTAATGGTTCTCTTCAAATGAATAGATATGAAGTTAATGGAGAAAAAAGAACTTCATATGATGTTTTAGTTAATAGTTTAGAGTTTTTAGAAGCAAAGGGAACTTCAACTGGTGCTGACGACAATTATTCTTCACATGAGACTGTATCAGAACCAACTCCGTCATTTAGTCAAATGGATGATGACGAATTTCCATTCTAA
- the guaA gene encoding glutamine-hydrolyzing GMP synthase gives MKKNSIVILDFGSQYNQLIARRIREMGVYAEIVPYYEPLEKIKEREPKGIILSGGPASVYLEDAYMIDKALYDLGIPVLAVCYGMQLTNHLLGGKVEAADKQEFGKAILVLDDSTNPLFEGIPNNSQVWMSHQDHVVKMAPGFVQIAHTDSCIATCYNKEKNIYCVQFHPEVTHSEYGKEIYRNFVFNVAKCEKNWSMNNYIEETIKNIKEKVGDKKVLLGLSGGVDSSVAATLIHRAIGDQLTCIFVDTGLLRKDEAKTVMQVYGENFHMNIKCVDAEERFLSKLAGVSDPETKRKIIGKEFIEVFNEEASKLTDVTFLAQGTIYPDVIESQSVKGPSMTIKSHHNVGGLPKEMKFTLLEPLRELFKDEVRQVGRELGIPDHMIDRHPFPGPGLGIRILGEVSKEKADILREADAIFIEELRKADLYNKVSQAFVVLLPVKSVGVMGDFRTYEYTAVLRSANTIDFMTATWSKLPYEFLEKVSNRIINEVKGINRLTYDISSKPPATIEWE, from the coding sequence ATGAAAAAAAACAGTATTGTTATTCTTGATTTTGGTTCTCAATACAACCAATTAATTGCAAGAAGAATTAGAGAGATGGGAGTTTATGCTGAGATTGTTCCTTATTATGAACCTCTTGAAAAAATAAAAGAAAGAGAACCTAAAGGAATTATTCTTTCTGGTGGACCTGCCTCTGTTTATTTAGAAGATGCATATATGATAGATAAAGCTCTTTATGATTTAGGTATTCCTGTTCTTGCTGTATGCTATGGTATGCAACTTACAAACCATTTACTTGGAGGAAAAGTTGAAGCTGCTGATAAGCAAGAATTTGGAAAAGCTATATTAGTTCTTGATGATTCTACAAATCCATTATTTGAAGGAATCCCTAATAATTCTCAAGTATGGATGAGCCACCAAGACCATGTTGTTAAAATGGCTCCTGGATTTGTTCAAATAGCTCACACTGATTCTTGTATCGCTACTTGCTACAACAAAGAGAAAAATATTTATTGTGTTCAATTCCATCCAGAAGTTACTCATTCTGAATATGGAAAAGAAATTTATAGAAATTTTGTATTTAATGTAGCTAAATGTGAAAAAAATTGGAGTATGAATAACTACATTGAAGAAACTATAAAAAATATAAAAGAAAAAGTTGGAGATAAAAAAGTTTTACTTGGTCTTTCTGGAGGAGTTGATTCTTCTGTAGCTGCCACTCTTATCCATAGAGCTATTGGAGACCAATTAACTTGTATTTTTGTTGATACAGGACTTTTAAGAAAAGATGAAGCTAAAACTGTTATGCAAGTATATGGAGAAAATTTCCATATGAATATTAAATGTGTAGATGCTGAAGAAAGATTCCTTTCTAAATTAGCTGGTGTATCTGACCCTGAAACTAAGAGAAAAATAATTGGAAAAGAATTTATTGAAGTATTTAATGAAGAAGCTTCTAAACTTACTGATGTTACATTCTTAGCACAAGGAACTATATATCCAGATGTTATTGAGTCTCAATCTGTAAAAGGACCTTCAATGACTATAAAATCTCATCATAATGTTGGTGGATTACCAAAAGAAATGAAATTCACTCTATTAGAGCCATTAAGAGAATTATTTAAAGATGAAGTTAGACAAGTCGGAAGAGAATTAGGAATTCCTGACCATATGATTGATAGACATCCATTCCCAGGTCCAGGACTTGGAATAAGAATCTTAGGAGAAGTTTCTAAAGAAAAAGCTGATATCTTAAGAGAAGCTGATGCTATATTTATTGAAGAACTTAGAAAAGCTGACCTTTATAACAAAGTTAGCCAAGCTTTTGTAGTTTTATTACCTGTAAAATCTGTTGGAGTTATGGGGGACTTTAGAACTTATGAGTATACTGCAGTTTTAAGATCAGCTAATACTATAGATTTCATGACTGCTACTTGGTCTAAATTACCTTATGAATTCTTAGAAAAAGTTTCTAATAGAATTATCAATGAAGTTAAAGGAATCAATAGATTGACTTATGATATTTCTTCTAAACCACCTGCAACAATTGAGTGGGAATAG
- a CDS encoding sodium/glutamate symporter, whose translation MLELKIDVFQTMAVTVLLIWLGDFLRNKFTILKKYCIPSAVVGGLLFSILACILYISKIAIFKFDSGTVNTIFYCLFFAASGAAAGLGLLKKGGKLILIFSILAAVTAFLQNVIAVGLGKIMNISPLIALMTGSIPMTGGHGNAASFAPIAEKMGATGAVEVAIAAATFGLISGCIVGGPLGNAIVQRYGLKGNSTAEEIQEMEKASQKQFIMNKDRALKATSLMFLACGFGSLLFLILKKLLPGVSLPIHVLCMLGGLIIRNVYDKVKGEDEALYESIDTLGEISLAMFVTMSIMTMKLWQLADLAIPMIILLIGQVVFIVLFAGIISFRLLGKNYDGAVMAVGHTGFGLGAVPVAMATMKTVCDKYGYSKIAFFVVPVIGGLISNFTNAAIITFFLNLFK comes from the coding sequence ATGTTAGAATTAAAAATTGATGTGTTTCAAACAATGGCTGTTACTGTTTTACTTATTTGGTTAGGAGATTTTTTAAGAAATAAATTTACAATATTAAAAAAATATTGTATTCCATCAGCAGTTGTTGGGGGACTTTTATTTTCAATATTGGCTTGTATCTTATATATTTCAAAAATTGCAATTTTTAAATTTGATAGTGGTACAGTGAATACTATTTTTTATTGTTTATTCTTTGCAGCTAGTGGAGCTGCTGCTGGTCTTGGACTTTTAAAAAAAGGAGGAAAATTAATTTTAATTTTCTCAATATTAGCAGCTGTTACAGCTTTTTTACAAAATGTAATTGCTGTTGGGTTAGGAAAAATAATGAATATTAGTCCTTTGATAGCTTTGATGACAGGTTCTATTCCAATGACAGGAGGACATGGAAATGCTGCTTCATTTGCTCCAATAGCTGAGAAAATGGGAGCTACAGGAGCTGTTGAGGTAGCTATAGCAGCTGCTACTTTTGGTTTAATTTCAGGTTGTATAGTAGGAGGACCTTTAGGAAATGCTATTGTTCAAAGGTATGGATTAAAAGGAAATTCTACAGCTGAAGAAATACAAGAGATGGAAAAAGCTAGTCAAAAACAATTTATAATGAATAAAGATAGAGCTTTAAAAGCAACAAGTTTAATGTTTTTAGCTTGTGGATTTGGTTCTTTATTATTTTTAATCTTAAAAAAATTATTACCAGGTGTAAGTTTACCAATTCATGTATTATGTATGTTAGGTGGATTAATAATAAGAAATGTTTATGACAAAGTAAAAGGTGAAGATGAGGCTCTGTATGAATCTATTGATACTTTAGGAGAAATTTCATTAGCAATGTTTGTTACAATGTCTATTATGACAATGAAATTATGGCAATTAGCTGACTTAGCTATTCCTATGATAATTTTATTAATTGGGCAAGTAGTGTTTATAGTTTTATTTGCTGGAATAATTTCTTTCAGATTACTTGGCAAAAACTATGATGGAGCTGTAATGGCTGTTGGTCATACAGGATTTGGTTTAGGAGCTGTACCAGTGGCTATGGCTACAATGAAAACTGTTTGTGATAAATATGGATATTCTAAAATAGCATTCTTTGTTGTTCCAGTAATTGGAGGATTAATTAGTAACTTTACAAACGCTGCTATAATTACATTCTTCTTAAATTTATTTAAGTAA
- a CDS encoding tetratricopeptide repeat protein: MEELKIEQLKKEIIENNNINAMVELGKIYYKINMISLSEKYFDMATKNSSVEGQLELGKLYLDDKKLNLAEKYLKEYADKGNSEFQNYLGTVYKKQCQIDLAIKYYNLSIEQGNKKAIFNLGYLYYKNNQEDLAIETWKKMSIEDDPDVCLYLAMIYHKKDDFGKCEEYLKLAGDNSTAYYFLGDLYKEYHDYELSEKYFILGAEKDDIDCQKELHKLYEQRKNFELSEKYLKLLIGNVDFKYIFEFAEKCMEKEDYIRAIKYYKILEDKELDFYTWYNKKEKIKYNLCKAYLKVKNYEEAEKYLSIVEENNLFEYAYEIAKIYEENNELKKAEKYYLLALDYVDDLDVYEDLIMKREISFYLGKIYLKLNEDEKAEKYLKVAIEDKNNLEAKYLLGIVYEEQKNFGLAKKYYLESDTKEAKIRLNLIEEKLLKNF; the protein is encoded by the coding sequence ATGGAAGAATTAAAAATAGAACAATTAAAAAAAGAGATAATTGAAAATAATAATATAAATGCTATGGTTGAATTAGGAAAAATTTATTATAAAATAAATATGATTTCATTATCAGAAAAATATTTTGATATGGCTACTAAAAATAGTAGTGTCGAAGGACAATTAGAGTTAGGAAAATTATATTTAGATGATAAAAAGTTAAATTTAGCAGAAAAATATTTAAAAGAGTATGCAGATAAAGGAAATTCAGAATTTCAAAATTATTTAGGAACAGTCTATAAAAAACAATGTCAAATAGATTTGGCTATAAAATATTATAATCTTTCTATTGAACAAGGAAATAAAAAAGCTATTTTTAATTTAGGTTACTTATATTATAAAAATAATCAAGAGGATTTAGCAATAGAAACATGGAAAAAAATGTCAATAGAAGACGACCCAGATGTATGTTTATATTTAGCTATGATTTATCATAAAAAAGATGATTTTGGAAAATGTGAAGAATATTTGAAATTAGCTGGAGATAATTCAACAGCATATTATTTTTTAGGAGATTTATATAAAGAATATCATGATTATGAGTTGTCAGAAAAATATTTTATATTAGGAGCCGAAAAAGATGATATTGATTGTCAAAAAGAACTTCATAAACTCTATGAACAACGTAAGAATTTTGAATTATCGGAAAAATATTTAAAATTATTAATTGGAAATGTAGATTTTAAGTATATCTTTGAATTTGCAGAAAAATGTATGGAAAAAGAAGATTATATTAGAGCTATAAAATATTACAAGATTCTAGAAGACAAAGAGTTAGATTTTTATACTTGGTATAATAAAAAGGAAAAAATAAAATATAATTTATGTAAAGCTTATCTTAAAGTAAAAAATTATGAAGAAGCTGAAAAATATTTATCAATAGTAGAGGAAAATAATCTTTTTGAATATGCTTATGAAATAGCTAAGATTTATGAAGAAAATAATGAATTAAAGAAAGCTGAAAAATATTATCTTCTTGCTTTAGATTATGTTGATGATTTAGATGTTTATGAGGACCTTATTATGAAAAGAGAAATTTCTTTTTATTTAGGAAAAATTTATTTAAAGTTGAATGAAGATGAAAAAGCAGAAAAATATTTAAAAGTAGCAATAGAAGATAAAAATAATTTAGAAGCAAAGTATTTATTGGGAATAGTTTATGAAGAACAAAAGAATTTTGGCTTAGCTAAAAAATATTATTTAGAATCTGATACAAAAGAGGCTAAAATTAGATTAAATTTAATTGAAGAAAAGTTATTAAAAAATTTTTAA
- a CDS encoding HAD-IIA family hydrolase: MIENKKYFLLDMDGTLYLGNQLIEGAKEFLEKIKARDKKYIFMTNNSSKNREAYVEKLKKLGIDADVEEIFGSTEATIIYLNKIKKGARIFLLGNEFLEEAFIKSGFEIVKERDKKVDFVVLGFDTTLTYDKIWIACDYIFAGVPYIATHPDFVCPLDGGKCMPDTGSMIEMIKAVTGKIPLVIGKPNKYIIDGIIEKYNISKEETAIVGDRLYTDIRTGLDNGITSVLVMSGETTEETLKESIYKPDYIFNSVKDMIELI, encoded by the coding sequence ATGATAGAAAACAAAAAATATTTTCTGTTGGATATGGATGGAACATTATATCTAGGTAACCAATTAATAGAAGGAGCAAAAGAATTTTTAGAAAAGATAAAAGCAAGGGATAAAAAATATATTTTTATGACTAATAATTCTTCTAAAAATAGAGAAGCTTATGTTGAAAAGTTAAAAAAATTAGGGATAGATGCTGATGTAGAAGAAATTTTTGGGTCAACAGAAGCAACTATTATTTATTTAAATAAAATAAAAAAAGGAGCTAGAATATTTTTATTAGGAAATGAATTTTTAGAAGAAGCATTTATAAAATCTGGTTTTGAAATAGTTAAAGAAAGAGATAAAAAAGTAGATTTTGTAGTTTTAGGTTTTGATACAACATTAACTTATGATAAAATTTGGATAGCTTGTGACTATATTTTTGCTGGAGTTCCATATATAGCAACACATCCAGATTTTGTATGTCCTTTAGATGGAGGAAAATGTATGCCTGATACAGGTTCTATGATAGAGATGATAAAAGCAGTAACAGGAAAAATACCTTTAGTTATAGGGAAACCTAATAAATATATAATAGATGGAATTATTGAAAAATATAATATTTCAAAAGAAGAAACAGCAATTGTGGGTGATAGACTTTATACAGATATAAGAACAGGACTTGACAATGGAATAACATCAGTTTTAGTGATGAGTGGAGAAACAACTGAAGAAACTTTAAAAGAATCAATTTATAAACCAGATTATATATTTAATTCTGTAAAAGATATGATAGAACTTATCTAA
- the codB gene encoding cytosine permease, translated as MSSNIKREKFEDSEYSLSEVPKSKKTQGLWAAMVVLVGFTFFTPSMTAGGNLGIGMNIKNFFTVVALGNAFLGVYCGLLAYIGQKTGLTLDLLGRYSFGKIGSYLPSALISFTQIGWFGVGVAMFAIPVSGLTKIPVWILILITGIIMTITAYKGIKALAILGSIAVPLIAILGIYSINWGISEVGGFINVFKENPINPLTLSTGIAIVVGSFISGGTATPNFTRFAKDSKTAIIATVIAFFIGNSIMMIFGAVGGAVTGIPDIFDILILQGLAIPATITLGLNIWTTNNNALYTAGLGVSNITKINMKPMVLVGGFIGTLTAIWLYYNFVGFLSLLSGMIPPVGIVIILHYFLHKNEYSKKEIPNFNMSGIMGVIVGSFIGIFVSVGIKPINSLISAAIVFIILDKILTKKN; from the coding sequence ATGTCATCAAACATTAAAAGGGAAAAATTTGAAGATAGTGAATACTCATTATCAGAAGTACCAAAGTCGAAAAAAACTCAAGGACTTTGGGCTGCAATGGTTGTTCTTGTAGGATTTACTTTTTTTACTCCTAGTATGACAGCTGGAGGAAATCTTGGTATTGGAATGAATATAAAAAATTTCTTTACTGTAGTGGCCTTGGGAAACGCTTTTTTAGGAGTTTATTGTGGATTACTTGCCTATATTGGACAAAAAACAGGTTTAACTTTAGACCTTCTTGGTCGTTATTCTTTTGGAAAAATTGGTTCTTATTTACCATCAGCTTTAATTAGTTTTACACAAATTGGTTGGTTCGGTGTTGGAGTTGCTATGTTTGCTATTCCTGTATCTGGACTTACTAAAATTCCTGTATGGATTTTAATTTTAATTACAGGAATTATTATGACTATAACTGCATATAAAGGAATAAAAGCTTTAGCTATTCTTGGTTCTATAGCTGTTCCTTTAATTGCTATCTTGGGAATTTATTCTATTAATTGGGGAATATCAGAAGTTGGAGGATTTATAAATGTATTTAAAGAAAATCCAATTAATCCTTTAACTCTTTCTACAGGAATTGCTATTGTAGTTGGTTCTTTTATTTCTGGCGGAACTGCTACTCCTAACTTTACTCGTTTTGCTAAAGATTCTAAGACAGCTATCATAGCTACTGTTATAGCTTTCTTTATTGGAAATTCAATTATGATGATTTTTGGAGCTGTTGGAGGAGCTGTTACTGGAATTCCTGATATATTTGATATTTTAATTTTACAAGGATTAGCTATTCCAGCTACTATCACTCTTGGTTTAAATATTTGGACTACTAATAATAATGCTCTATATACAGCTGGACTTGGTGTTTCAAATATTACAAAAATTAATATGAAACCTATGGTTTTAGTTGGAGGATTTATTGGAACTCTTACAGCCATTTGGTTATATTATAATTTTGTTGGGTTCTTAAGTCTTTTAAGTGGAATGATTCCTCCTGTTGGAATTGTTATTATTCTTCATTACTTTTTACATAAAAATGAATATTCTAAAAAAGAAATTCCTAATTTTAATATGAGTGGTATTATGGGAGTTATTGTTGGTTCTTTTATAGGAATTTTTGTTTCTGTAGGAATAAAACCTATAAACTCTTTAATAAGTGCTGCTATTGTGTTTATTATTTTAGATAAAATTTTAACTAAAAAAAATTAA
- the codA gene encoding cytosine deaminase produces MLIKNIFIENSKETSDIRIENGIFKTIGKNLSPLPNEEVLDCKGKSAFPPFIESHVHLDTCLTAGDPVWNMSGTLFEGIECWAKRKEKLSKEDVKDRARRAIKMQVANGVQHIRTHVDVTDPTLIAMQGMIELREELKDIVNIQIVAFPQEGILSYPNGKELLENAVKMGADCVGAIPHFEFTREYAVESVNYCIELALKYNKLVDVHCDEIDDEQSKGLEVLACRALETGLKDKVTASHTTAMHSYNNAYCSKLFRLLGMSDINFVCNPLVNTHLQGRFDTYPKRRGVTRVKELLANGNNVSFGHDDIFDPWYPLGTGNMMTVAHMGLHVCQMMGYEEIMNSYKLITYNAAKTLNLGDSYGIKEGNPASFLIINSDNFYNALNNQSEILYHFNKGKVIASTKPAVKEIFF; encoded by the coding sequence ATGTTAATAAAAAATATTTTTATTGAAAATAGTAAAGAAACTAGTGATATTAGAATAGAAAATGGTATTTTTAAAACAATAGGTAAAAATCTATCTCCTTTACCTAATGAAGAGGTTTTAGATTGTAAAGGAAAATCAGCTTTTCCTCCATTTATTGAAAGTCATGTTCATTTAGATACTTGTCTTACTGCAGGAGACCCTGTATGGAATATGTCAGGGACTCTATTTGAAGGAATTGAATGTTGGGCTAAAAGAAAAGAAAAATTAAGTAAAGAAGATGTTAAAGATAGAGCTCGTCGTGCTATAAAAATGCAAGTAGCTAATGGAGTTCAACATATTCGTACTCATGTAGATGTTACTGACCCTACTCTCATTGCTATGCAAGGAATGATTGAATTAAGAGAAGAATTAAAAGATATTGTTAATATACAAATAGTTGCTTTCCCTCAAGAAGGAATTTTAAGTTATCCTAATGGAAAGGAATTATTAGAAAATGCTGTAAAAATGGGAGCTGATTGTGTCGGAGCTATTCCACATTTTGAATTTACTCGTGAATATGCTGTTGAAAGTGTAAATTATTGTATTGAACTAGCTTTAAAATATAATAAATTAGTAGATGTTCATTGTGATGAAATTGATGATGAACAATCTAAAGGTTTAGAAGTCTTAGCTTGTAGAGCTTTAGAAACTGGATTAAAAGATAAAGTTACAGCTAGTCATACTACAGCTATGCATAGTTATAACAATGCTTATTGTAGTAAATTATTCCGTCTTTTAGGAATGAGTGATATAAACTTTGTTTGTAATCCTCTTGTTAATACTCATCTACAAGGTAGATTTGATACTTATCCAAAACGTCGTGGAGTTACTAGAGTAAAAGAGTTATTAGCTAATGGAAATAATGTTTCTTTTGGACATGATGATATTTTTGACCCTTGGTATCCATTAGGAACAGGAAATATGATGACTGTTGCTCATATGGGATTACATGTTTGTCAAATGATGGGATACGAAGAAATTATGAATAGTTATAAATTAATTACATACAACGCTGCTAAAACTTTAAACCTTGGAGATTCTTATGGAATTAAAGAAGGAAATCCAGCAAGTTTCTTAATAATTAATAGTGATAATTTCTATAATGCCTTAAATAATCAAAGTGAAATTTTATATCATTTTAATAAAGGAAAAGTTATTGCTTCTACAAAACCTGCTGTAAAAGAAATTTTCTTTTAA
- a CDS encoding DMT family protein codes for MKFLPIGLLFISNIFMSFAWYGHLKNTNSALWYAIITSWGIAFLEYCFSIPANRIGSHFFTVAQLKIIQEVITLVVFSGFSVLYLKQEFKLNYIYAFICLIGAVYFMFKK; via the coding sequence ATGAAATTTTTACCTATTGGTCTTCTATTTATTTCTAATATTTTTATGTCTTTTGCTTGGTATGGTCATTTAAAAAATACAAATAGTGCTCTTTGGTATGCTATTATTACAAGTTGGGGAATTGCTTTTTTAGAATATTGTTTTTCTATACCAGCAAACAGAATAGGTTCTCATTTTTTTACTGTTGCTCAATTAAAAATTATACAAGAAGTTATTACTTTAGTAGTATTCTCTGGTTTTTCTGTTCTTTATTTAAAACAAGAGTTCAAACTAAATTATATTTATGCTTTCATTTGTTTAATAGGAGCTGTTTATTTTATGTTTAAAAAATAA
- the trkA gene encoding Trk system potassium transporter TrkA: MKIIIVGAGKVGELLCNDLSNEGNDITLIETDSKILDKVLSYYDIMGIVGNGTDCDTLKEAYVDSADIFLAVTQSDEINIISSIMAKKLGAKYTIARVRNPLYFSQMNFMSESLGIDRLLNPEAEAAFFISKNLEFPNALNVETFAKNKVTMVEFLVQKESYIDGIKLKDFKHNHFNNILVCIVERGQEVFIPTGNFILKAGDKIYITGYPDDIQEFSKSLGNNDEKIKSVMIIGGGKITHYLIQLLLEKKINVKVIENDAKKARVLSEIFEDATIVHGDGTDNELLEEENFRNYDALISLTGIDEENIILSLYANKVGIKKTITKINGISLFNVLEIVGLQSIITPKKIVADHIVKIVRSLISSQEENIETLYRISENKVEAIEFKVPKTSLITNVPLKELNIKENLLILYIIRENSVIFPKGDDIILPEDRIIIITTEKYLNDVNKILK; this comes from the coding sequence ATGAAAATAATTATTGTTGGGGCTGGAAAAGTAGGTGAATTATTGTGTAATGACCTTTCCAATGAAGGAAATGACATTACTCTTATTGAAACCGATTCTAAAATTTTGGATAAAGTCTTATCATACTACGATATTATGGGAATTGTAGGAAATGGAACTGACTGTGATACTTTAAAAGAAGCTTATGTTGATAGTGCAGATATTTTTCTTGCTGTCACTCAATCTGATGAAATAAATATTATTTCATCTATTATGGCAAAAAAATTAGGAGCCAAATATACTATTGCTCGTGTTAGAAATCCTTTATACTTTTCACAAATGAATTTTATGAGTGAATCTTTAGGTATTGATAGACTTTTAAATCCTGAAGCTGAGGCAGCATTTTTTATCTCTAAAAATTTAGAGTTTCCTAATGCATTAAATGTTGAAACTTTTGCTAAAAACAAAGTTACTATGGTTGAGTTTTTAGTTCAAAAAGAAAGTTATATTGATGGTATAAAATTAAAAGATTTTAAACACAATCATTTTAATAATATTTTAGTTTGTATAGTTGAAAGGGGACAAGAAGTTTTTATTCCAACAGGGAATTTTATTTTAAAAGCTGGAGATAAAATTTATATAACAGGATATCCAGATGATATTCAAGAATTTTCTAAATCTTTAGGTAATAATGATGAAAAAATAAAATCTGTTATGATTATAGGTGGTGGAAAAATAACTCACTACTTAATACAACTTTTATTAGAAAAGAAAATCAATGTTAAAGTTATTGAAAATGATGCAAAAAAAGCTAGAGTATTAAGTGAAATTTTTGAGGATGCTACTATTGTTCATGGAGATGGAACTGATAATGAATTATTAGAAGAGGAAAATTTTAGAAATTATGATGCTTTAATTTCTCTTACAGGAATAGATGAAGAAAACATTATTCTTTCTCTATATGCAAATAAAGTTGGAATTAAAAAGACTATTACAAAAATAAATGGTATTTCTCTTTTCAATGTTTTAGAAATCGTTGGACTTCAATCAATTATAACACCTAAAAAAATAGTTGCTGACCATATTGTTAAAATTGTAAGGTCTCTAATTAGTTCTCAAGAAGAAAATATAGAAACTTTATATAGAATTTCTGAAAATAAGGTTGAAGCAATAGAATTTAAGGTTCCTAAAACAAGTTTAATTACTAATGTTCCTCTAAAGGAATTAAATATTAAAGAAAATCTTTTGATTCTTTATATAATTAGAGAAAATTCTGTTATTTTTCCTAAAGGTGATGATATAATTTTACCTGAAGATAGAATTATTATTATTACAACTGAAAAATATCTAAATGATGTTAATAAAATTTTAAAATAG